The Drosophila bipectinata strain 14024-0381.07 chromosome 2L, DbipHiC1v2, whole genome shotgun sequence genome has a segment encoding these proteins:
- the Zir gene encoding dedicator of cytokinesis protein 7 isoform X1 codes for MSNAQRSFVQKVSKQSAADVRKNVSSCHKTGTKPLDTSLCSTTVSPTEPLDYEEFLAQHANIIHRDPLKHILDFPQGDVTVKIIPRKIRTVDHIVPTENLSELPQHVQECVNYYTRPWKVVEYAQRHLSSSCFIRERIDRGTVSPSAYQQEFEIDKDFASFEETFAYKSESCTPSSRQSIASLASVSSCTDTLTPRGSWASFDLRRSVNDPLIPNLLDNVPPEQVDQTNEARRQQDRQVALFSLYPESEIEESIERRLLAEIPMEHMGHRIQVKCLQLRLELEVEPIFASMAIYDAKERQKLSENFYFDMNSDSLKRMLSSHVQCSDISTQSHSAIFEISYPSNDLFLVIRLEKVLQGDINNSVEPYLKEDKDKYREKVKSNAADYCERLGKYRMPFAWTGIYLTNVFNGESFEGKEPERDSSAGGSGVGGGSGMCSAPSSNSLDRKSSTSSFDQLRRKANDMSGTLTRRGSLERKEKRRSWSPDDFANVVENFRPITITVPSFFKQEADKMKDEDLFKILPELKRPSSVAKKYKCIPGSIKLEISPCVEDAKNALTPELAKINPQSGENVRPVKEILEFPQSAIYNPHYTYRNLLFVSPKELNFSSRAGSARNIAVRVQLMAGETPKDAVNAIYGKSSCPKFSTEAFTAVNYHNKCPSFYDEIKIALPASIKQHHHLLFTIYHVSCQKKPQDLQPSVETPVGYTWLPLLEDGKLKVGEFNLPVMVEAPPENYSFIPPNVHLPGIKWLDNHRAVFAINVEAVTAVHTLDAYLDRFFLLCEYLDTRNIPSHIGEGNIEAELKKCLLEIEHANREPLVRHLPLVLDKLIELLVMTHKVGGQAMSLGSTVFEVLGLVSSLLSILNDDLMVDQYGRQSLLSTYVQFQCKIPHPCHGKQRLTSSRSNTEELQLSETYSLYDNVANGGRSLERKDLSMDVIHAIVGRDAPVRLLHEELALHWVVASGKAADLAMSNSWFLFELIVKSMIEHLHSSNTLNGPRKHRFPHQFNDDLSTLVHLVTTKVVGYHSNEPKLAQSLNSSLGFFIFDILSVMDRGFVFGLIKTYTKVLISKNASIPDLMNYKIDFLRIVCSHEHFVALNLPFGTSYTFTMVSAPCSPTPSTTSSNSQTSCGSLERALHADLSQEFLQQHFLVGLVLSDLAAVMEVPNPQLHGKAIRCIRNLMTSHDLDPRYSDAEARSRVAALYIPLLSIVMDSIPQLHQHVLEQDRLQQIGQLEDYQGPHQSITTSTISPEVAFAISGSRPYSYLNDQVKNKSPFSSENTRHLLVCFLWTLKNLERSVLYRWLLGLSPHRVHQMLQVVNVCLKTFEYTGQKHVPTLKRTNTQSFRKNVSGDVKEKLEECIRGTNSARYDLINRRKDRNSTEKFRWRKDQMPYRSQYADCGEKSGHELELSHFIEGSLATEVALVLLDTLEIIVHVAANLHHNLLGTVLKVLLHALSRNQSTLALQNLFASQRALIFKFPNLLFDDETDICADLCLILLKHCGSLLPGIRSQAAASLYLLMRQNFEIGNNFARVKMQVTMSLSSLVGTSSVFSEQSLRRALKTVLVYAESDTDLQETSFPEQVQDLLFNLHMILSDTVKMKEYQEDPEMLLDLMNRIAKGYQNNPDLRLTWLENMAKKHRERANHTEAAMCYVHAAALVSEYLSMLESQTHLPVGAVSFQRISPNTLMESAVSDDVLSPGEDGICLGNHFTETGLKALLEEASNSFQVAGMYEAMNEVYKILIPICEANRDFQKLSKVHGKLQEAFNRIAQLQGKRVFGTYFRVGFYGTKFGDLDQQEFIYKEPTLTKLPEIFSRLQNFYTERFGPDSVHIIKDSNTVDVSSLDPDKAYIQITYVEPYFETYEMRHRETYFERNFNIKRFIYATPFTKTGKAHGELHEQCKRKTILTTANHFPYVKTRIMVISRQQIVLEPIEVAIEDIQKKTVELAAATNQEPADPKILQMVLQGCIGTTVNQGPMEVASVFLSNLSDGTTVPTKHQNKLRLCFREFSKRCADALKKNRNLILSDQKDYQRELERNNDRFIERLTPFITLTRVQNHGVVKANANNNKSTPLKCVSDYFK; via the exons ATGTCGAACGCACAGCGTTCCTTCGTGCAGAAGGTTTCCAA GCAGTCGGCGGCCGATGTACGGAAAAATGTTTCGAGCTGCCACAAGACAGGAACTAAGCCCCTGGACACCTCGCTGTGCTCCACGACG GTTTCGCCCACGGAGCCTCTGGACTACGAGGAGTTCCTGGCCCAGCACGCCAACATCATCCACCGCGACCCTCTGAAGCACATATTGGACTTTCCCCAGGGAGATGTTACGGTCAAAATCATCCCCCGTAAGATCCGAACCGTGGACCACATTGTGCCCACCGAGAACTT AAGCGAATTGCCACAACACGTTCAGGAGTGTGTCAACTACTACACGCGTCCCTGGAAGGTAGTGGAGTATGCCCAGCGCCACCTCTCCAGCTCGTGCTTCATCCGCGAGCGCATCGACCGGGGCACCGTCAGCCCCTCCGCCTACCAGCAGGAGTTCGAGATTGACAAGGACTTTGCCTCCTTCGAGGAGACGTTCGCCTACAAGAGCGAGAGCTGCACTCCCAGTTCCCGCCAGTCGATCGCTAGCCTGGCCTCGGTTAGCTCCTGCACAGACACCCTGACGCCGCGCGGCTCCTGGGCCAGCTTTGACCTGCGCCGCTCAGTCAACGACCCCCTCATTCCAAACCTGCTGGACAATGTGCCGCCGGAGCAAGTCGACCAGACCAATGAGGCACGGAGGCAGCAGGACCGGCAAGTAGCTCTCTTCTCGCTGTACCCAGAGTCGGAGATCGAGGAGAGTATTGAAAGAAGGCTTCTGGCCGAGATTCCCATGGAGCACATGGGTCATCGCATCCAGGTGAAGTGCCTGCAGCTCAGACTGGAGCTCGAGGTGGAACCTATCTTTGCCTCCATGGCCATTTACGACGCAAAGGAGCGCCAGAAGTTGTCCGAGAACTTCTATTTCGACATGAACTCGGATAGTCTCAAGCGAATGCTCTCTAGTCATGTCCAGTGCTCCGACATCAGCACGCAGAGCCACTCGGCCATATTCGAGATCTCCTATCCGAGCAACGACCTCTTCCTGGTGATTCGCCTGGAGAAGGTGCTGCAGGGCGACATCAACAACTCGGTGGAGCCCTACCTGAAGGAGGACAAGGACAAGTACAGGGAAAAGGTCAAGTCCAATGCGGCCGACTACTGCGAGCGACTGGGAAAGTATCGAATGCCGTTTGCATGGACGGGAATCTACCTCACCAATGTCTTCAACGGCGAGAGCTTCGAGGGAAAGGAACCGGAACGCGACTCCTCGGCCGGCGGGTCTGGCGTCGGTGGGGGAAGTGGCATGTGCTCGGCCCCCAGCTCCAACAGCTTGGACCGAAAGTCCTCCACCAGCAGCTTCGACCAGCTCCGGCGCAAGGCCAACGACATGAGCGGGACGTTGACGCGACGCGGCTCCCTGGAGCGAAAGGAGAAGCGCCGCTCCTGGTCGCCTGATGACTTCGCCAACGTTGTGGAAAACTTTCGTCCCATAACCATAACCGTTCCAAGCTTCTTCAAGCAAGAGGCCGATAAGATGAAGGACGAGGACTTGTTCAAGATTCTGCCGGAGCTGAAGCGCCCCAGCTCGGTGGCCAAGAAGTACAAGTGCATTCCCGGCTCCATCAAGCTGGAAATATCTCCCTGCGTTGAGGACGCAAAGAACGCCCTGACTCCAGAGCTGGCGAAAATAAATCCCCAAAGCGGCGAGAACGTACGCCCAGTGAAGGAGATCTTGGAGTTTCCCCAATCCGCCATCTACAATCCACACTACACCTACCGCAACCTGCTCTTTGTGTCTCCCAAGGAGCTGAATTTCTCCTCCCGTGCCGGGTCCGCCCGCAACATCGCCGTTCGCGTCCAACTTATGGCCGGGGAGACGCCCAAGGATGCCGTGAACGCCATTTACGGCAAGTCCTCCTGTCCGAAATTCTCGACCGAGGCCTTCACGGCAGTCAACTACCACAACAAATGCCCTTCGTTCTACGACGAGATCAAGATCGCCCTGCCGGCGTCGATaaagcagcaccaccacctcctTTTCACAATCTACCATGTGTCCTGCCAGAAGAAACCCCAGGACCTGCAGCCCTCTGTGGAGACGCCGGTGGGCTACACGTGGCTGCCTCTCCTGGAGGACGGGAAGCTTAAGGTGGGAGAGTTTAACCTGCCCGTCATGGTCGAGGCGCCTCCTGAAAACTACTCCTTCATTCCGCCGAACGTCCACTTGCCGGGCATTAAGTGGCTGGACAACCACCGCGCTGTCTTCGCTATCAACGTGGAGGCGGTGACGGCCGTGCACACGCTGGATGCCTACTTGGATCGGTTCTTTCTGCTGTGTGAGTATCTGGACACCCGGAACATACCCTCCCACATAGGCGAAGGGAATATTGAGGCCGAGCTCAAGAAGTGTCTGCTGGAGATCGAGCACGCCAATCGGGAGCCGCTGGTGAGGCACCTGCCGCTGGTCCTGGACAAGCTAATTGAGCTGCTGGTGATGACCCACAAGGTGGGGGGACAGGCCATGTCCCTGGGGTCGACTGTTTTTGAGGTGCTGGGTCTGGTGTCGTCGCTGCTGTCGATCCTGAACGACGATCTCATGGTGGACCAGTACGGACGGCAGAGCCTGCTGTCCACCTACGTGCAATTCCAGTGCAAGATCCCGCACCCGTGCCACGGCAAACAGCGGCTGACTTCGAGTCGCAGCAACACCGAGGAGCTGCAGCTCAGCGAAACCTACAGCCTCTACGACAACGTGGCGAACGGAGGCCGCAGCTTGGAGAGAAAAG ATCTCTCCATGGACGTCATCCACGCGATCGTGGGACGCGACGCTCCGGTGCGGCTGCTGCACGAGGAACTGGCTCTGCACTGGGTGGTTGCCAGCGGAAAGGCGGCCGACTTGGCCATGTCGAACTCCTGGTTCCTCTTCGAGCTCATTGTCAAGTCCATGATCGAACACCTGCACAGCTCGAACACTCTGAATGGACCCCGGAAACACCGCTTTCCCCACCAGTTCAACGACGACCTGAGCACCCTGGTCCACTTGGTCACCACAAAGGTGGTCGGCTATCACAGCAACGAGCCCAAGTTGGCGCAGTCCCTGAACAGCAGCTTGGGCTTCTTCATATTCGACATACTGAGCGTCATGGACCGGGGATTTGTGTTCGGGCTGATCAAAACGTACACCAAGGTGCTCATTTCCAAGAACGCGTCCATCCCCGACCTGATGAACTACAAGATAGACTTCCTGAGGATCGTGTGCAGTCACGAGCACTTCGTAGCCCTGAACCTGCCCTTCGGAACCTCCTACACGTTCACAATGGTGTCGGCGCCCTGCAGCCCCACGCCCAGCACCACATCCAGCAACAGTCAGACCTCCTGT GGATCCCTCGAGCGAGCGCTCCACGCCGATCTAAGTCAGGAATTCCTGCAGCAACACTTCCTGGTCGGACTCGTCCTAAGCGACCTGGCTGCGGTGATGGAGGTTCCCAACCCACAGCTTCACGGCAAGGCGATTCGCTGCATCCGCAACCTGATGACATCGCACGACCTGGACCCCAGATACAGCGACGCAGAGGCCCGTTCAAGAGTGGCGGCTCTCTACATCCCACTGCTGTCTATCGTGATGGACAGCATTCCGCAGCTGCACCAACACGTTTTGGAGCAGGACCGACTCCAGCAGATCGGTCAGCTGGAGGACTACCAAGGCCCGCACCAATCGATTACCACAAGCACCATAAGCCCGGAAGTGGCCTTCGCCATATCCGGAAGTCGGCCCTACTCCTATCTGAACGACCAGGTGAAGAACAAGTCGCCCTTCAGCTCGGAGAACACCCGCCACTTGCTGGTGTGCTTCCTGTGGACGCTGAAGAACCTCGAGAGGAGTGTGCTGTACCGCTGGCTGCTGGGCCTGAGCCCGCACCGGGTGCACCAGATGCTCCAGGTCGTCAATGTTTGCCTGAAGACCTTCGAGTACACAGGCCAGAAGCATGTTCCCACGCTCAAGCGGACCAACACACAGAGTTTCAGAAAGAATGTGTCCGGCGACGTCAAGGAGAAGCTGGAGGAGTGCATACGGGGCACAAATTCTGCCCGATACGACTTGATAAACCGCCGCAAGGACCGAAACTCCACGGAGAAATTCCGCTGGCGGAAGGACCAGATGCCGTACAGGTCGCAGTACGCCGACTGTGGAGAAAAGTCCGGCCATGAGCTCGAGCTGAGCCACTTCATCGAGGGCTCGCTGGCCACAGAGGTGGCCCTGGTGCTCCTCGACACCCTGGAAATAATCGTTCATGTGGCGGCCAACCTCCACCACAACCTGCTGGGCACTGTGCTGAAGGTGCTGCTGCACGCCCTGTCCCGCAACCAGTCGACGCTGGCCTTGCAGAACCTATTCGCCTCCCAACGGGCATTGATTTTCAAATTTCCGAATCTCCTGTTCGACGATGAAACGGACATATGTGCGGATCTGTGCCTGATTCTGCTGAAGCACTGTGGGTCCCTTCTGCCGGGCATTCGCTCGCAGGCAGCGGCCTCCCTCTACCTGCTGATGAGGCAGAACTTTGAAATCGGAAAC AACTTCGCCCGAGTGAAGATGCAGGTGACCATGTCCCTGAGCTCCCTGGTTGGTACCAGCTCTGTGTTCAGTGAGCAGTCGCTGAGGCGAGCGCTGAAGACAGTCTTGGTGTACGCCGAGTCCGACACGGACCTTCAGGAAACATCCTTCCCCGAGCAAGTCCAGGACCTGCTGTTTAACCTGCACATGATTCTCTCCGACACTGTCAAGATGAAGGAGTACCAGGAGGATCCGGAAATGCTTCTGGATCTCATGAACCGCATCGCCAAGGGCTACCAGAACAATCCGGACCTGCGGCTGACCTGGCTGGAGAACATGGCCAAGAAGCACCGGGAACGTGCCAACCACACTGAGGCGGCCATGTGCTATGTCCATGCCGCCGCCTTGGTTTCCGAGTATCTTAGTATGCTGGAGTCGCAGACCCACCTGCCAGTCGGAGCTGTAAGCTTCCAGCGCATCTCGCCGAACACCCTGATGGAGTCGGCCGTGTCGGACGACGTGCTGAGTCCTGGCGAGGACGGTATCTGCCTCGGAAACCACTTCACCGAGACCGGCCTGAAGGCTCTGCTCGAAGAGGCTTCGAACTCATTCCAGGTGGCTGGCATGTACGAGGCCATGAACGAGGTCTACAAGATACTGATCCCCATCTGCGAGGCCAACCGGGACTTCCAAAAGCTGAGCAAGGTGCACGGAAAACTTCAGGAGGCCTTCAACCGCATCGCCCAGTTGCAA GGCAAGCGAGTGTTCGGAACCTACTTCCGGGTCGGCTTCTATGGAACGAAGTTCGGGGACCTGGACCAGCAGGAGTTCATCTACAAAGAGCCAACTCTAACCAAACTCCCAGAGATATTCAGCCGACTTCAG AACTTCTACACCGAACGCTTCGGGCCCGACTCTGTGCATATCATAAAGGACTCCAACACCGTCGACGTGAGCTCCCTGGATCCGGATAAGGCCTACATTCAAATCACATACGTGGAGCCCTACTTTGAAACCTACGAAATGCGGCATCGGGAAACCTACTTTGAGCGGAACTTCAACATAA AGCGCTTCATCTATGCCACACCCTTCACGAAGACTGGCAAGGCACATGGCGAGCTCCACGAGCAGTGCAAACGGAAAACCATACTGACCACGGCCAACCACTTCCCGTATGTGAAGACCAGGATTATGGTGATCAGCCGACAGCAAATAGTCCTGGAGCCTATTGAGGTTGCCATTGAG GACATTCAAAAGAAGACCGTGGAGCTGGCTGCTGCGACTAACCAAGAGCCTGCAGACCCGAAAATCCTGCAAATGGTCCTGCAGGGATGCATCGGCACCACCGTCAACCAGGGGCCCATGGAGGTGGCCAGCGTGTTCCTCTCGAACCTGTCCGACGGCACCACAGTTCCGACAAAGCATCAAAACAAACTGCGCCTGTGCTTCCGCGAGTTCTCCAAACGCTGCGCCGACGCCCTCAAGAAGAACCGAAACCTAATACTGTCGGACCAGAAGGACTACCAGCGGGAACTAGAGCGCAACAATGATCGCTTCATCGAGCGCCTTACTCCATTTATCACCCTGACACGGGTTCAAAATCATGGCGTAGTAAA agccaatgccaacaacaacaagagcacTCCCTTAAAATG CGTATCGGATTATTTTAAGTAA